One window of Desulfosoma sp. genomic DNA carries:
- the priA gene encoding primosomal protein N' has translation MSSNDSMNLVLCAVLRGPSECLHYRLSALWSGKNLVGCRVLVPLGHREAVAVVVAMEEHLPGDVDPATLKEVRHVVDEAPILPSDVMALCAWMSRYYFHPLPLVLEAVLPSSLVAHPQKRYGLTSEGRYGVQDSSQPKNKNPGAQALEAAFLERQDLDLKDLENLPKGWKAHLKRLESLGWVSWQYSWPSLEPSAKIQKIVVLRQMPSEKRIAASPHLRRFLNVLQDSGGACSLRDLRRLAPQASYWVRKLAAEGSIVVEERETVRESPLAQDVSTTRPVELTPEQKAALSIMEGAVLSPSFKPFVLYGVTGSGKTEIYLHLVEKAILQGRTALVLVPEIALSTQLEAQFRACFGDGLSVWHSGLASGVRDDQWRKIRSGQATVVLGVRSAVLSPVRNLGLIIVDEEHDLSYKQEERLRYHARDVAVMRARITNVPVILGSATPSLQSYYHGRTGRYTLVTMLKRVEDRPLPQIDIVDMRRHRGPYRVLSPELVKALQETFQDDGQAMLFLNRRGFASFFLCRLCGTVRQCPHCAVSLTYHQSLERVLCHYCGHEENIPGTCTACGKGVMVPFGFGTERVEEELRRTFPDVKTLRMDRDTMTCPSKVVQTLDAFRARKVQVLVGTQMITKGHDFPHVTLVGVINADTSLQISDFRSGETTAQLLMQVAGRAGRGEKPGRVVLQTYNPHHYVIQAAATLDYGHFCEHELTSRRALQYPPFTRMARLLVTGPNLDMTAQAAAVLGQIGRAAKEALESQGIPLAILGPAPAPIQKLKKRYRYNLYVKAWKADDLQTAVERILEKAVHHSGMTSVQIAVDRDPVSSL, from the coding sequence ATGAGTTCCAATGATTCCATGAATTTAGTCTTGTGTGCCGTTTTAAGAGGACCCTCGGAATGTCTACACTACCGTCTTTCGGCGTTGTGGTCCGGAAAGAATTTGGTAGGTTGCCGAGTCCTGGTCCCTCTCGGACACCGTGAAGCCGTGGCCGTGGTGGTGGCCATGGAAGAGCATTTACCCGGAGATGTTGATCCTGCGACCCTCAAAGAGGTTCGGCATGTGGTGGACGAAGCGCCCATTCTTCCTTCTGATGTGATGGCTTTGTGTGCGTGGATGTCTCGGTACTACTTTCATCCCCTGCCTTTAGTCTTGGAGGCGGTCTTGCCTTCAAGCCTCGTGGCTCATCCTCAAAAACGCTATGGTCTTACATCTGAAGGTCGTTACGGGGTTCAGGATTCTTCACAGCCCAAAAATAAAAACCCCGGCGCTCAGGCTCTTGAAGCTGCTTTTTTGGAACGACAAGATTTGGACTTAAAGGATCTTGAAAACCTGCCTAAGGGATGGAAAGCCCATTTGAAACGTCTGGAATCCCTAGGCTGGGTTTCCTGGCAATACTCCTGGCCGTCCCTGGAACCTTCGGCAAAGATTCAAAAGATCGTGGTCTTGCGGCAGATGCCTTCAGAAAAGCGAATCGCCGCCAGCCCTCACCTAAGGCGTTTCCTGAATGTTCTTCAGGATTCCGGGGGGGCTTGTTCTTTGAGGGACTTGCGTCGACTCGCACCCCAGGCGTCCTACTGGGTGCGAAAGTTGGCCGCCGAAGGATCCATTGTTGTTGAAGAGCGGGAAACGGTGCGCGAATCCCCGTTGGCACAAGATGTGTCTACCACAAGGCCTGTGGAGCTCACCCCTGAGCAAAAAGCGGCCTTGAGCATCATGGAAGGGGCCGTTTTGTCCCCTTCCTTTAAACCTTTTGTGCTCTACGGGGTGACAGGAAGTGGAAAAACGGAGATTTACCTGCATCTTGTGGAAAAGGCGATCCTTCAGGGGCGAACGGCTTTGGTGCTGGTACCGGAAATTGCTTTGAGCACGCAGCTGGAGGCGCAATTTCGAGCATGCTTTGGAGATGGGCTTTCCGTTTGGCATAGCGGCTTGGCTTCCGGGGTTCGAGATGATCAGTGGAGGAAAATCAGGTCCGGACAGGCCACGGTGGTCCTAGGGGTGCGATCGGCGGTTTTGAGTCCCGTCAGAAATCTGGGATTGATCATAGTCGATGAAGAACATGACCTGTCCTACAAGCAGGAAGAACGATTACGCTATCATGCTCGAGATGTAGCTGTCATGCGCGCCAGGATCACCAATGTGCCTGTGATTCTCGGTTCCGCCACACCGTCCCTCCAATCCTACTATCATGGCCGCACAGGACGTTACACCCTGGTGACTATGCTCAAGAGAGTAGAAGACCGCCCATTGCCGCAGATTGATATTGTGGATATGCGGCGGCATCGGGGTCCTTATCGAGTGCTTTCTCCCGAGCTGGTGAAGGCGTTGCAGGAAACCTTTCAGGATGACGGACAGGCCATGTTGTTTTTAAACCGGCGCGGGTTTGCCTCCTTTTTCCTGTGCCGTCTGTGCGGGACCGTGCGCCAATGCCCCCATTGTGCCGTGAGCTTGACATATCATCAAAGTTTGGAACGTGTCTTGTGCCACTATTGCGGCCATGAAGAGAATATTCCCGGCACATGCACTGCCTGCGGCAAGGGTGTCATGGTGCCTTTCGGCTTTGGCACGGAACGGGTCGAGGAAGAACTTCGGCGCACCTTTCCTGATGTAAAAACCCTGCGTATGGATCGGGACACGATGACGTGCCCTTCCAAGGTGGTGCAGACTTTGGATGCTTTTCGAGCTAGAAAGGTTCAGGTTCTGGTGGGCACTCAGATGATCACCAAGGGTCATGATTTTCCTCATGTCACTTTGGTGGGTGTGATCAATGCCGATACCTCCCTGCAGATCAGCGATTTTCGTTCGGGAGAAACCACGGCCCAACTGTTGATGCAGGTGGCGGGTCGAGCCGGGCGTGGAGAAAAACCCGGTCGAGTGGTCTTACAAACCTACAATCCGCATCATTACGTGATTCAGGCGGCGGCAACCTTGGATTATGGTCATTTTTGCGAGCATGAATTGACGTCACGCCGTGCTCTTCAATACCCTCCCTTTACACGGATGGCTCGCTTGCTGGTCACAGGCCCGAACCTTGACATGACCGCTCAGGCGGCCGCGGTGTTAGGGCAGATCGGTCGTGCCGCCAAAGAGGCATTAGAATCGCAAGGGATTCCTCTGGCGATTCTGGGCCCGGCTCCCGCACCCATTCAAAAGCTCAAAAAGCGATACCGCTATAATCTTTACGTGAAAGCATGGAAGGCCGACGATCTTCAGACAGCGGTGGAACGAATTCTTGAGAAAGCCGTCCATCACTCTGGCATGACCTCGGTTCAGATCGCCGTGGATCGGGATCCGGTCTCCAGCCTGTGA
- a CDS encoding DUF1786 domain-containing protein produces MHQARGVLAVDIGSGTQDILCWFEGDLIENAAKMVMPSPTRLVAQQLRAFREKRQDVFLMGRTMGGGASSREVLLHLEAGLKVYASPEAALTIHDDLARVQAMGVTITERAPHGVSSIFLRDLDLDRIGNALALFGVPLPDTVAVAVQDHGFSPNESNRLFRFRYWKEFLDRGGDLRTLVQELPPPFMTRMHAVRVDCPQALILDTGIAAILGALMDSRGRQAMTHGCTLVNVGNSHTIAALVHDLHVLGIYEHHTGRLNPSKLFDHLNRFRQGRLEHEEVFQDGGHGCAYGPQPLKASFEATLVTGPRRRRFFSHESVFAAPFGDMMLTGCFGLLQAAMWAHGFREVLA; encoded by the coding sequence ATGCACCAAGCCCGCGGCGTCTTGGCCGTGGATATCGGATCCGGCACTCAAGATATTTTATGCTGGTTTGAAGGCGATCTGATCGAAAATGCCGCCAAAATGGTCATGCCGTCTCCGACTCGGCTAGTGGCGCAACAACTGCGAGCTTTTCGAGAAAAGAGGCAAGATGTTTTCCTGATGGGACGCACCATGGGTGGTGGAGCCAGCAGCCGCGAAGTTCTTCTCCACCTGGAAGCAGGCCTCAAGGTTTACGCTTCGCCCGAAGCCGCGCTCACCATTCACGATGATCTGGCACGGGTGCAAGCCATGGGCGTCACGATCACCGAAAGGGCACCGCACGGGGTTTCTTCCATTTTTTTGAGGGACCTGGATCTGGACCGCATCGGGAACGCTCTTGCCCTCTTTGGTGTACCTCTACCTGATACTGTCGCCGTAGCCGTTCAGGACCATGGTTTTTCACCCAATGAAAGCAACCGTCTTTTTCGGTTTCGATATTGGAAAGAATTTCTTGATCGTGGCGGCGATCTACGAACCCTGGTTCAAGAACTCCCTCCGCCTTTTATGACACGCATGCATGCCGTCCGTGTAGATTGTCCTCAGGCTCTGATTCTCGATACAGGGATCGCCGCCATTCTTGGCGCGCTCATGGACTCGAGAGGACGCCAAGCCATGACGCATGGTTGCACCCTGGTCAATGTGGGGAATTCCCATACCATCGCCGCTCTTGTTCACGATCTCCATGTGCTCGGCATCTACGAACATCATACCGGAAGGCTGAACCCTTCCAAACTCTTTGATCATTTGAATCGATTTCGCCAAGGTCGGCTAGAACATGAGGAAGTGTTTCAAGACGGCGGCCATGGATGCGCCTATGGTCCTCAACCTTTAAAAGCATCTTTTGAAGCGACCCTGGTCACCGGGCCTCGGCGACGCCGATTTTTTTCTCATGAAAGCGTTTTTGCCGCTCCCTTTGGAGACATGATGCTTACGGGCTGCTTCGGTCTTCTGCAAGCGGCCATGTGGGCGCATGGCTTTCGAGAGGTCCTTGCATGA
- a CDS encoding DUF116 domain-containing protein, with amino-acid sequence MGSFLSEKSLIIGLLLAACVFLVAGLGLLFAVPYWGFERLHPLLPQVAGIFFVVLLTTLLSGFGLLIVSILLGRDVPFSALLRHMSAKVLLPLLILVGRLVGVSKKAVQHAFVNVNNELVLAWVRSRRKPRHVLLLMPHCLQFSQCPVRVTFHVDNCKRCGQCPIAELLEIKERYGIHLAVATGGTMARRIVTETRPDLIVAVACERDLVSGIQDTLPLPVYGIFNERPHGPCVDTRVPLEEVRAVLTSLMETNQERP; translated from the coding sequence ATGGGTTCGTTCCTATCAGAAAAATCCCTCATCATTGGACTGCTTTTGGCGGCCTGTGTTTTTTTAGTGGCAGGGCTGGGGCTTCTCTTTGCAGTACCCTACTGGGGTTTTGAACGCCTTCATCCTCTGCTTCCTCAGGTGGCAGGGATCTTTTTTGTTGTACTCTTGACCACATTATTGAGCGGTTTTGGTCTTCTTATCGTCTCCATTCTGCTGGGCCGCGATGTCCCCTTTTCCGCTCTGTTACGCCACATGAGCGCCAAAGTGCTTCTTCCTTTGCTGATCCTCGTGGGGCGACTTGTAGGGGTATCCAAAAAGGCTGTGCAGCATGCCTTTGTAAACGTTAACAACGAACTGGTCCTTGCCTGGGTGCGATCTCGAAGGAAGCCCCGTCATGTGTTGTTGCTTATGCCTCATTGCCTTCAGTTTTCTCAGTGTCCTGTACGCGTCACCTTTCATGTAGACAATTGCAAAAGGTGCGGCCAGTGCCCTATCGCCGAACTTCTTGAAATCAAAGAACGTTATGGGATCCATCTGGCTGTGGCCACAGGAGGCACCATGGCTCGTCGTATTGTGACGGAAACCCGTCCCGACCTCATTGTGGCGGTGGCTTGTGAACGCGACCTTGTGAGCGGTATTCAAGATACGCTGCCTTTGCCTGTGTACGGCATTTTTAACGAGAGACCCCATGGGCCGTGCGTGGATACGCGGGTGCCTCTTGAGGAAGTACGCGCCGTGTTGACGAGCCTCATGGAAACGAACCAAGAAAGACCTTGA
- a CDS encoding peptidoglycan DD-metalloendopeptidase family protein, translated as MPQPFQQSVYEDVYSLELRYWDRFEKKNYTVKSGDNLYKIVISLGLSLQDMSVWQGEALAACRPEDLKPGDVLEIDVLRNTGDSVRLHIRASSGERRLLLRQGDAWVCRHENPSELTFTESVIGTITDNLYSSCVEQGMPSALVMDLADLFAYDVDFTSDLQSGDRFAALYEITVADGRLVKGGPILAAKMTVSGETYEAYLYEFPDGFRDYFDAQGRSLRKMFLKAPLSYRRISSTFTYRRLHPVLRIFRPHLGIDYAAPTGTPVCALGDGKVVKLGWNGGFGRYIEIQHDAVYKTSYGHLSDYARGLKVGSRVRQGDIVGYVGSSGLATGPHLDFRFYQNERPVDFLKTSFPRARSIPKSLMADFMNKQREYAARMSFPAVASKESAESGHP; from the coding sequence ATGCCTCAGCCTTTCCAACAATCCGTCTATGAAGATGTCTATTCATTAGAACTGCGGTACTGGGACCGATTTGAGAAGAAGAACTACACCGTCAAGTCGGGAGACAACCTCTACAAGATTGTCATTTCCTTGGGTCTTTCCTTACAGGATATGAGTGTGTGGCAAGGGGAAGCTCTTGCGGCGTGTCGCCCGGAGGATTTGAAACCTGGCGATGTTTTGGAAATCGACGTCTTGCGGAACACGGGCGATTCGGTGCGCCTTCATATAAGGGCATCATCGGGGGAACGGCGCCTACTTTTGAGACAGGGGGATGCCTGGGTTTGTAGACATGAAAACCCTTCTGAGCTGACTTTTACGGAATCCGTCATAGGAACCATCACGGATAATCTCTACAGTTCCTGCGTGGAACAAGGCATGCCCTCGGCACTCGTCATGGATTTAGCCGATCTCTTTGCCTATGATGTGGATTTCACGTCGGATCTTCAGTCCGGGGACCGCTTTGCCGCACTTTACGAGATCACCGTTGCTGACGGCCGGCTCGTCAAGGGGGGGCCCATTCTAGCCGCAAAGATGACCGTTTCGGGGGAGACGTACGAGGCCTACCTTTACGAATTTCCGGATGGCTTCAGGGACTATTTCGATGCGCAAGGTCGGTCCCTACGAAAAATGTTTCTCAAGGCCCCTTTGAGTTATCGGCGGATAAGCTCCACCTTCACCTACCGACGATTGCATCCGGTGCTCAGGATCTTCAGGCCTCACCTGGGAATCGATTACGCGGCACCCACCGGAACACCCGTCTGTGCTCTCGGTGACGGAAAGGTCGTCAAGCTAGGCTGGAACGGTGGTTTCGGCCGCTATATAGAAATTCAACACGATGCCGTGTACAAAACCTCCTATGGGCATCTGTCGGACTATGCCCGTGGGCTCAAGGTAGGCTCTCGCGTACGACAAGGCGACATTGTCGGCTACGTGGGTTCTTCGGGGCTGGCTACAGGCCCGCACCTGGATTTTCGATTTTACCAGAACGAAAGACCGGTGGATTTTCTCAAAACTTCTTTTCCTCGTGCTCGATCCATTCCCAAGTCACTTATGGCCGATTTCATGAATAAGCAACGCGAATATGCGGCCCGCATGAGTTTTCCCGCTGTGGCTTCCAAGGAATCGGCGGAGTCCGGCCATCCATGA
- the rsmB gene encoding 16S rRNA (cytosine(967)-C(5))-methyltransferase RsmB: MDDVRSLAYRLLLQMERRPAHPDRLLRVALGQNPHIDPRDRALLTELVYGVLRWRQRLDWHLEVLTEGKKLDPNVRLLLRLGLYQILFLEKIPAHAAVHETVEIAKTAYPKRTVGFVNAVLRQALRMEGKWPWPRADENAVLWLSVMTSHPEWYSEYALKRWGLEEASALLRANNEPAGTTCRVNTLRADRDQVIQWFRERNIPAEPSPLLSHAVRLGSVRMDLGTCEPYALGWIQVQDDASQMVALVVDPQPKERILDLCAGFGGKTTHLGILMKNQGEIVAVDRDAWKLEELELNARRQGLDCVRTLEADVMELRPEETGLFDRVLVDAPCTGFGVLRRNPDIKWRRSARSPYRASLTQKAFLRQAARFVRRGGILVYATCTVFELENQGVADDFSEAFPEWIREPASKTLPETCQVVAEGPYVATWPHRHGTDGFFVARWRRFS, from the coding sequence ATGGACGACGTACGTTCCCTGGCTTACCGTTTGCTTCTGCAGATGGAGCGACGTCCAGCTCATCCAGACCGCCTTCTGCGAGTGGCCCTGGGCCAAAACCCTCATATTGACCCTCGAGATCGTGCTTTGCTTACCGAACTCGTTTACGGGGTGTTGCGCTGGAGGCAACGTTTAGATTGGCACCTGGAGGTGCTGACTGAAGGGAAAAAGTTGGACCCGAATGTACGCCTCCTCCTTCGTCTCGGCCTCTATCAGATTCTCTTCCTTGAAAAGATTCCAGCTCATGCAGCGGTTCATGAGACCGTGGAAATCGCCAAGACGGCTTATCCAAAACGCACGGTGGGGTTTGTGAACGCGGTGCTTCGCCAGGCGCTGCGCATGGAAGGGAAATGGCCGTGGCCAAGGGCCGATGAAAATGCGGTGCTATGGCTTTCCGTCATGACGTCCCATCCTGAGTGGTATTCGGAATATGCTTTGAAAAGATGGGGTTTGGAAGAAGCGTCGGCATTATTGCGCGCCAACAATGAACCGGCGGGAACCACCTGTCGAGTCAACACTTTAAGAGCGGATCGAGACCAGGTGATTCAATGGTTTCGCGAAAGGAATATCCCGGCGGAACCTTCCCCGCTTCTGTCCCATGCCGTTCGTCTTGGGTCCGTCCGCATGGATCTGGGAACCTGCGAACCCTATGCTCTTGGATGGATTCAAGTGCAGGATGACGCCTCCCAGATGGTAGCCCTGGTGGTGGATCCTCAGCCCAAAGAGCGCATTTTGGATCTGTGTGCGGGGTTTGGCGGAAAGACGACGCATCTGGGAATCCTGATGAAAAACCAAGGGGAAATTGTGGCCGTGGACCGGGACGCCTGGAAGCTGGAAGAGCTCGAGCTCAATGCTCGACGTCAAGGCCTCGATTGTGTCCGAACCTTGGAAGCCGACGTTATGGAGTTAAGGCCGGAAGAGACAGGGCTTTTCGATCGAGTGCTTGTGGATGCGCCATGCACAGGCTTTGGAGTGCTTCGAAGAAATCCCGATATCAAATGGCGTCGAAGCGCACGATCTCCTTACCGGGCCAGCCTCACCCAAAAGGCCTTCTTGCGCCAGGCCGCCCGTTTTGTTAGAAGGGGCGGGATTCTGGTCTATGCCACGTGCACGGTTTTTGAGCTGGAAAATCAAGGGGTGGCTGACGATTTCTCCGAGGCCTTTCCTGAATGGATTCGGGAACCGGCTTCGAAAACGCTCCCGGAAAC
- the def gene encoding peptide deformylase, which translates to MALLNICIYPEPVLREKAKPIEKVDGKVRKLIDDMAETMYNAPGIGLAANQVGKPVQLIVVDLQKEDDPHGLIVLVNPQIVRAEGHIVWEEGCLSVPDFFSPVQRHEKVVVRGLNADGKPIEIQADGLLAVALQHEIDHLNGRLFIDYLNPIKKDIFKRKWKKRALEASA; encoded by the coding sequence ATGGCCCTTTTGAACATTTGCATTTATCCGGAGCCTGTACTTCGAGAAAAAGCGAAACCCATCGAGAAAGTGGATGGAAAGGTCCGAAAACTCATAGACGATATGGCCGAAACCATGTACAACGCCCCAGGTATCGGCCTGGCGGCTAATCAAGTGGGCAAGCCCGTTCAACTTATCGTCGTGGATCTTCAAAAGGAAGACGACCCTCACGGCTTGATCGTGTTGGTGAACCCTCAGATCGTACGTGCCGAGGGACACATCGTGTGGGAAGAGGGGTGTTTGAGTGTGCCGGACTTTTTTTCTCCGGTTCAAAGACACGAAAAGGTTGTTGTCCGTGGTCTGAACGCCGATGGAAAGCCTATAGAGATCCAAGCCGACGGGTTGCTTGCGGTCGCCCTGCAACACGAAATCGACCATTTGAACGGGCGTCTTTTTATCGATTACCTCAATCCCATTAAGAAAGACATATTCAAGAGAAAATGGAAAAAGCGGGCTCTCGAGGCATCGGCCTGA
- a CDS encoding nucleoside phosphorylase produces the protein MEKPASKALIEPTRSRKDIPLPADAFLVFTHQDLVLMKAQWPQRHQRPGFFLSEVLVGEGDGSPVALVGPMIGSPQAVLVLEKMIALGVRRVVAYGWCGSLQPHVLIGDVVLPEAAYSEEGTSPHYPISIPPSPSRTLVRLLEATLQKEKDFTVHKGLVWSTDAPYRETEEKVRFYQEKGVLGVDMETSALFTVSAFRGIELAAVLVVSDDLSQLQWRHGFRDARFQKTRKRLPELFRRLH, from the coding sequence ATGGAAAAACCTGCTTCTAAAGCCCTCATTGAACCCACAAGATCCCGCAAAGACATTCCCTTACCCGCCGATGCCTTTTTGGTGTTTACACACCAAGACTTGGTTCTCATGAAAGCCCAATGGCCTCAGCGGCACCAAAGACCCGGTTTTTTCCTCAGCGAGGTGCTCGTGGGTGAAGGGGACGGATCGCCTGTGGCTCTTGTAGGTCCAATGATTGGATCTCCTCAAGCGGTTTTGGTCCTAGAAAAAATGATCGCTTTAGGAGTCCGCCGGGTCGTCGCCTATGGATGGTGCGGCTCCCTCCAACCTCATGTGCTGATTGGCGATGTGGTCTTGCCTGAAGCCGCCTATTCGGAAGAAGGCACTTCGCCTCATTACCCTATCTCCATCCCCCCTTCCCCTTCTCGAACTCTCGTCCGTCTCCTAGAAGCGACCTTGCAAAAGGAAAAAGATTTTACAGTGCATAAAGGTCTCGTATGGTCTACCGATGCACCTTATCGAGAAACGGAGGAAAAAGTCCGTTTCTATCAAGAAAAAGGTGTTTTGGGCGTGGACATGGAAACATCGGCTTTGTTCACGGTCTCAGCCTTTCGAGGCATCGAGCTGGCGGCGGTGTTGGTGGTTTCCGATGATCTTTCGCAACTCCAGTGGCGACATGGGTTTCGAGACGCCCGCTTTCAGAAGACGAGAAAACGGTTGCCCGAACTCTTTCGTCGGCTTCATTGA
- the fmt gene encoding methionyl-tRNA formyltransferase, giving the protein MEKAGSRGIGLKGNPVRVVFCGTPEFAVPTLLRLHERGVHIVQVVTQPDRPKGRGQKPAPSPVKITADRLGLPVMQPHRIRDMETVRDLTSLQAQALVLVAYGQILPKSLLEGFPFGALNVHPSLLPKYRGAAPIQRAVLHGEKETGVSIMLMTEGLDTGPVLAVERVPIGELDTFGTLHDTLARVGAELLCRTLEAWIHGACRPVPQDDTQAVLAPPIQKHELHIPWQESAASVSCRIRAFDPWPGAFSYHGGKRIKFFNARLTAHSAEGLPGEVLGLSQDGLLVRAGDGVAVAIGTLQMEGRKPVPAEAFLRGYDLPLGSVFT; this is encoded by the coding sequence ATGGAAAAAGCGGGCTCTCGAGGCATCGGCCTGAAAGGGAATCCGGTGCGAGTGGTTTTTTGTGGTACACCGGAATTTGCCGTACCGACTCTATTGCGTTTGCACGAGCGCGGTGTGCACATTGTTCAGGTGGTGACCCAACCCGACCGTCCCAAGGGCCGTGGGCAAAAACCGGCGCCTTCCCCTGTAAAAATAACAGCAGATCGCTTGGGTTTGCCGGTGATGCAGCCTCATCGAATTCGGGATATGGAAACAGTTCGGGATCTCACTTCCTTGCAAGCCCAGGCTTTGGTCCTTGTAGCCTATGGGCAGATCCTTCCAAAGAGTCTTTTGGAAGGTTTTCCCTTTGGTGCTCTCAATGTTCATCCTTCACTGCTGCCCAAATACCGTGGCGCGGCCCCCATTCAGCGAGCGGTTCTTCATGGGGAAAAGGAAACCGGCGTTTCCATCATGCTTATGACTGAAGGTCTGGACACCGGTCCTGTCCTGGCCGTAGAACGGGTACCCATCGGTGAGCTCGACACTTTTGGAACACTGCACGACACCTTGGCCCGAGTAGGAGCCGAGCTCCTTTGCCGAACTCTGGAAGCTTGGATTCACGGTGCGTGCCGACCCGTGCCTCAAGATGATACGCAAGCTGTCCTGGCACCTCCTATTCAAAAGCATGAACTCCATATTCCTTGGCAGGAATCTGCGGCTTCCGTGAGTTGTCGGATTCGAGCCTTTGATCCTTGGCCAGGGGCGTTTAGCTATCATGGGGGAAAAAGGATCAAGTTTTTTAACGCCCGCCTGACGGCACACTCCGCAGAAGGGCTTCCGGGGGAGGTGCTGGGCCTTTCCCAGGACGGTCTGCTCGTACGCGCCGGCGATGGAGTCGCCGTGGCTATAGGAACGCTTCAGATGGAGGGGCGAAAGCCGGTGCCTGCAGAGGCTTTCCTTAGAGGCTACGATCTTCCCCTCGGTTCGGTCTTTACCTGA
- a CDS encoding HU family DNA-binding protein, with amino-acid sequence MTKADLISRMADESGITKAAAEKALNSFVAAVADSLAKGEKVTLVGFGTFSVAERAQREGRNPRTGETITIAASKTIKFKAGSKLKEALQ; translated from the coding sequence ATGACGAAGGCGGATCTTATTTCTAGAATGGCCGACGAATCTGGAATCACCAAGGCCGCGGCTGAAAAGGCTCTGAACAGCTTTGTGGCGGCTGTCGCCGACAGTTTGGCCAAAGGGGAAAAAGTGACGCTGGTAGGCTTTGGAACGTTCAGCGTTGCAGAAAGGGCTCAAAGGGAAGGGCGAAATCCGCGTACGGGCGAGACCATCACCATTGCGGCCAGCAAGACCATCAAATTCAAAGCGGGAAGCAAGCTTAAAGAAGCTCTTCAGTAA